The Leptospira montravelensis nucleotide sequence CCATTTGCGAGAGAGGGGAAGGTTACTTTGACGACCTGGATTTTTTTTCCAGTGGTAAGGCAATAAATCTTTGGATATAGAGATTTTGGATTTTGCATTTCGTAATTCCAAAACCAAATCCACGGGGAAACGTCTTTCCGATTTGTTCAAACAGCTGAAGAGACAAAAACAGATCGTTAAGGCGAAGGGAAGAGTCGCTCGCATATGGAACCAGTTTGGAAAACGGGTTTCCGACGAACAGGAAAAGTTCTTTCTTTTTAGGTTTCCATCGTCCATCGTTGACATCTATGAGTAATTGGGAACAAGCCTACTCCCGCGAGGAGTCTACCTTTCAAAATAAAGACGGTGGTAAAATTTATTACCAAATTTACCGACCTAAATCGGGAGTCAAACGTGTCCTTGTGGTTCACCACGGGATTGGGGAACACGGAGGCCGTTACAATTTTTTATTGGAGGCTATGGCAGACCATAATTATGCCATTTACCTCATTGATGCCAGAGGTCATGGAAAATCCGATGGTCGACGCGGGGTCATCACTCATTTTTCGGATTTTTTTGCCGACCTTAAAGAACTAATCGATATCGCCAAACGAAATGAAGGTGTAAGTAAAGTCACATTACTTGGTCATTCAATGGGAGCGGCTGTTACCTTCCTTTACACTGCCACTGATAACTATCAGAATGATTTGGATGCTTACATTTGTAGTGCACTTCCTATCAAAGTCAAAACAGACTTAGTGATGGATATTAAAAAAGCTGCGGGTGGTTTTTTAGCAAAAGCATTACCAACTCTAACTATTCCTACTGGTTTAAATGTAAATTTAATTTCGCGTGATAAGTCAGTAGTAGAGGCTTATATTAAAGACCCTTTAGTACATGGAAACGTATGTACTTACTTAGGTGATTATTTACTTAACTGTTACACCCTAGCTTTAGAATCAGCTGCTAAAATCACGATTCCAATTTATATGTTTCACGGAAAGGAAGACCAAATTGCTCTTTCCGAAGGGACTACTGATGCTTTTGAAAGAGTAGCATCCAAAGACAAAACCATAAGACTTTTTGATGATTTATATCATGAAACCATGAACGAACTTCCTAAAGACAGAGCAATCGTCTTAAAAGAGTTAGTTGCTTGGATCGACAAACACTAAGGAGACAATGCCAATGGCAATAACAAAAGATATAGTTGGAAAAAAACTAGATCGTTTTGATTTCACAGTGGAACGAGGAAAGATCAAAGAATTCTGCCTCGCCATCAACGAAAAAAACCCAATCTATTTTGACGTAGAAGAAGCAAAAAAAGCTGGATACTCTGATGTTCCTGCTCCACCAACTTTCCCTACAGTCATTATGTTTTGGGGATACCCAAAGATTTGGAACGATATGGCCGAACTCGGTATTGACCTTTCCAAAATCCTTCACTTAAAAGAAGAGTATACGTATCATAAAATTCTGTATCCGGGCAAAGTGTATGCGCAGTCCGAAATTTCTGATGTAAAATCAGGAAGAGCAGAAATCGTAACTTTCAGAACCACCATCTACGATGAAAAAGATGATCCTATCCTTTCTGCCGAGATGGCGATTTTCATTCGTAAGGATTAATACAAGGAGGCAAATTATGGCAAAAATTCAATTTGATAAAGTAGAAGTTGGTCAGACTCTTCCTCCACTTGATATTCCTGTGATCGAACATGCGAATTTAGTTCGTTATGCGGGAGCATCTGGAGATTTTAACCCTATCCACAACGATCCTGATTTCGCAAAAAAAGCAGGACTCGATGGAACAATCTCTCATGGTATGTATGTTATGGCACAAGTTGGAAGACTTTGTACTTCTTGGGCTGACCAAAAGGACATCGCATACTTTGGTGTGACATTTAAAGCTATGACTAAACTCGGCGAAAAACTAACGATAGTTGGAACCATCAAAAAGAAATTTGAAAAAGATGGTAAAAAAACAGTTACCGTACTTGTAGAAGCTAAAAACGAAGCTGGCGAAGTGAAAGCCGGTGGAGATTTAGTCGTCAACGCAGTATAAAACGGATCCTCCTTTGAATGAGAATGTTTCATCATTCGAAGGAGGAAACTACTCCCAGAAAGGGAGCAAATTATGGTTTCGGAAACATCAGTCCTCTCTATCTCGTTTAAAATAAAAAGTTTATCAAAATATTTCTAAGTTTTATTGGCAGGCATATTCGATCTGCCATTCAGTAACATTTCGTGTATTCGAAGTTTGTGTGGAGGCAATGGAAACATTTGTATTCGTTTTAGTAAAACTTGTGTTATTCCTTTGTGCATTTACATTGGTGTTTTGATTTACGTTAGTTGTTGTTCCAACCACTACTTCCCCTTCTTGTAAAATTTTTACTTGTTTTGAACCACAGTTAGTTGCCATAAAATTATTTGCTTCTGCTTTCGCTTCGTCCGCTTTTAAAAAGCCGCTTGTGAGCGCTACGGTTCCACCTTCACCTGGTTTGGAACTTACAACTCGTGCCGTAGCACAATTAAAAATTGAAAAAGTCAAAATACCAATAGTTAAAAAAAATATTTTTTTCAAGCGAATATCTCCTGCTTTGCTTTTTATACTCACTTGGTTTGTATAAAGTCAAATCAAAAAGTCTAAAGGAATTTATAATTCCTAATTTTTGTTAGTAAAATTTCCCTATCGAAAACATTTGCATATGACTTTGGAAGATAGAATTTAGGTTTAGTCAAAGTTTCTTTTAGTTCATCGAGAATTTCACTGGAAAGATACCAACAAAAAACTCATCCAGTTGCTCATGCCGAGCGCCTAGAATCGCATAACAAAAAGCACATGCAGTATTTTCTAGTTCAAATAATTAATGGAAGTCGAGATTTCTCAAAAAAATCTTGACGTATGCAAAAAATTGAATTCGAATCTTGGATGCTTAGACAAAATGTTTAAATTTTAAAACGTTTTGCGCATATCTTTCAAAAACTATACAATAACTTTTCACCATTGTTAATGAACCTAGTCCCACACCAAAAAAAAATTCTCGCTCTAGAACTAACAAGAAAACGTGCTTCTGGCGATCCAGAAAGACTCGGAAAGGCTATGCTTGGTGCTCAGGTCGACTTGAATCCGCATCAATTAGATGCAGCTTTATTTGCATTGGAATCTCCTTTATCAAGAGGTGTAATCCTGGCCGATGAAGTGGGCCTAGGAAAAACAATTGAAGCTGGACTTGTACTTTCTCAATTTTTGTCGGAAGAAAAAAAAAGAATATTGATTATTGCACCTGCAAATTTAAGGAAACAATGGAGTGGTGAGCTACAAGAGAAATTCCATTTAAAGTCTGAAATTATCGAAGGAAAAAACTTTAATTCAATTCAAAAAAGTGGAATTCATAATCCCTTTAACAACGAAAAAGTAGTTATAGTTTCATATCAATTTGCCAAAGCGAAGGCATTCGAAATTTCACAAATTTCTTGGGATCTCGTAATCTTAGACGAGGCTCATCGACTTAGAAATGTTTACAAAGAGTCCAATGTTATCGCAAATACAATAAAAGAAAGTTTACGTGGTCGTTTCAAACTTCTCCTTACCGCAACTCCACTTCAAAATTCACTCAGCGAATTGTACGGATTAGTAAGCATAATCGACGAACAAACATTTGGTGATTTTGACAGTTTTTCCCAACAGTTTTTACGAATCCAAACAGAAGAGCAACTTCAGTTACTTAAAAACAGAATCGAAGGAATTTGCAAAAGAACTCTTCGCAAACAAGTATTAGAATATATCAAATATACAAAGAGAATTCCTATTACAAAAGAGTTTATCCCAAACGCAGACGAAGATCGTTTACACGAATGGATTAGTGCTTATTTGCAGCGGGAAAACTTAGCCGCACTTCCCAAAAGTCAAAGGAAACTAATGACTTTAATTTTACGCAAACTCCTCGCTTCTTCCACTTATGCAATAGCTGGTACTTTGCAGGCATTAGTAGATAGATTAGAAAAAAAACTAGGAGTTTCTGATAACTCTCTCGATTTAGAGATCGAAAAGTTAATTGCAGACGACTTTGAAGAATATGAAGAAATAAAAGAAGAATGGTCTGATTTTCAAACTCAAAAATCTATTCCTGAAAATTATCTTCTGGTTGAATCAGCAGAAGATTTAAGAGCGGAAATCAAAGAATTAAAAGAATACTTAGCACTTGCTAATAATATCCAAGCCAATAGCAAAGCCGAAGTACTACTCACTGGACTTGGACAAGCTTTTTCCGAAATGGAAAGATTAGGTGGAGCCAAAAAAGCTGTTATTTTTACCGAGTCAAGACGCACCCAAAACTATCTATTCGACTTTTTATCAATCAATGGTTATGCGAATCAAATCTTGTTATTCAATGGTTCCAATAATGATGATACTTCAAAGAAGATATTTCAATCTTGGATGGAAAAGCATAATGGAACTGATAAAATTTCTGGTTCTAAGACAGCAGATATTAGGGCAGCACTTGTAGATGAATTTAAAGAAAAAAGGCAAATTTTAATAGCAACGGAAGCTGCAGCTGAAGGAATTAATCTTCAATTTTGTTCTATCGTCGTAAACTACGACTTACCTTGGAATCCGCAAAGGATTGAACAAAGGATCGGAAGATGCCACAGATATGGTCAAAATTTTGATGTCGTAGTCGTTAATTTCCTAAATAAAAAGAACCTGGCCGATGTTCGCGTATACGAATTGTTAAGCGAAAAATTTCAATTATTCAGTGGTGTATTTGGAGCCAGCGATGAAGTACTTGGAAACGTTGAAACTGGAGTTGATTTTGAAAAAAGAATTGCAGAAATTTTCCAATCTTGTCGCACCAAAGACGAAATCCAAGATGCATTTGATAAACTTCAATCTGAGCTACAATCGGATATAAATGAAAGAATAAAAGAAACTAGAGAAAAGTTACTTACAAACTTTGACGAAATTGTCCAAGAAAAGCTTAAAATCCGAATGGAAGAAAGTGAGATTTTGTTCGATCGCCAAACTAAATTACTATGGATCTTAACAAAGGATGCGGTTCACAAACATGGAAAAACAAATGATTTAGATCTTAGTTTCCGATTAGACTCTAACCCATTCCCTTCTCTTCCAATTCAACTTGGCCACTACCGCATGGGGAAATCTTTATTTCAGGAGAATTCATTTCATTCTAACCATCCACTTGCAAAAAAAATCTTGGAAGCAGCAGTCAATGAAGCAATTCCAGAAGATGGTATATTGAAATTTACTCTAAGCAAAGATAGAATTGATCAAAGTTATGCGAATATAAAAAACAAACAAGGTGATATTTTAGCAACGCTTTGGACTTTGGATAGTTTTGAGAAAGAAGAAGTCCTTTTAATAACAATTCTATGGGATGATGGCTCAACCTTAGACAACGAACAAGCAATTCGTCTATTTTCTAGATCCTGTCAGTGGAAGCCATATGCTGAAAAAGATTTAAATTCAAGAACAACTAAATTTGAAGAAATTCATTCAAACAAAAAGAACCAAATCTTAATCAATCGAGACTTAAGAAACCAAGATCTTTTTACAAAGGAATATGAAAAACTAGATGCCTGGGCCGATGACAAACGATTGAGCCTGCAAAAAGAACTCAGGTCTTTTGATGAGGAAATCAAAATTCGCAAAAAACAAGCAAAAGATGCGGGGAACCTAACTGATAGATTAAAACTCGAAAGAGAAAGGAAGGAAATCGAAAAAAGAAGAGATGAGGCCTGGAAGAGTTTTGAAATGGCACGTCGTTCTATTGATGAAGAAAAGGAAAAATTCTTGGAGGAAATGGAAAAGAAAGCTAAATTCGTGACAACTGAAACTGTTCTATTTTGCGGCAAAATACAAATCGTGTGACCTTCATACTCGATATGTTTTACCCTTGCAGCATTGTTTTTTTTGACATTTTATAATGCGAAATCCCAACTCAAAATATGAACTTTTTAAAAATGATTTTCTGAGCCTAGATGATTTTTCACTTGCGAATCTACCCAGATGGCCGATCATGATAGATAGCATACCTGCCAGGCCTCTGAATGTAAGCCCAAATTGGCAGGTCTTTTGCCCTTCCCGGAATCAAGGGCGATGATCTACCAAAAAAAAGCCTTAACCATCGATGAACAAGCCGATCAACTTCTCTCCAGAGGTTTGGTATGCGACCGCATTGACTTAGTATCGATCTTAAAACAAGTTAGTTACTACCGCTTGAGTGGTTATTGGTTTCCTTTTCGAAATTATCCAAACGAAGAATTTAGACAAAACACCACTCTGAAAGAAATTTGGAGCCGTTATTGTTTTGATCGTAAACTTCGTTTACTAGTTCTTGATGGTATAGAAAAAATAGAAATTGCTCTACGGACTGATATCACATACAAACTATCTCACCAAACAGGTGCTTTTGGTTACGCAGAACCCTCTACCTTTCCCATGTTAAACGAACCTGAATTTTTGAAACTCCAAGAGGAAATCAAAAAAGAATATTCACGAAGTAAGGAAAAATTTGTCTCACATTTCCAACACAAATATGGCGGAGAACACGATACTCTGCCTCTTTGGATGGCTACTGAACTCATCAGTTTTGGTACACTGTTTACCATGTACAGAGGAATCGCTACCTCCACTTCAAAATCGATTGCTAAAAAATACAATTTACCTGAACCTGTTCTCTTGTCTTGGATCGGAAGTTTAAACTCAGTCAGGAACATTTGTGCACACCATTCTAGGTTGTGGAATCGAGAGTTTGGATACAAACCAATGCTTCCGAGAAATGATTTCGGCTGGAAACAACCAGTCGAAATCCAACCAAACAAAATCTTTGTGATTCTATCGATCATTCAATATATGCTAAATTTCATTTCCCCAACTAGCCAATGGAAATTTCGTTTTTTAGAATTACTAACTCTCTATCCAACCATTCCCATTCGCGAAATGGGTTTTCCTGAAAGATGGAAAGAGGTTCCGTTTTGGAACCTAACCAAAACACAATCAAGGAATTACAGAAAATGACTGACGAACCCCAAAAACTCCCCCTTACCTCCCACAACCTAACCGAAGACAAACTCCGTATTCTAAAAGAACACTTCCCTGAAGTCTTTACCGAAGGGAATTTGATAGATTGGGACAAACTCCGCCTAACACTCGGCGAAACCATTGAAACGGAAGATACAAAAGAACGATTTGGACTGAACTGGCCCGGCAAACGAAATTGTTTTAAGGCCATCCAATCCCCAACGACAGCCACTCTACTTCCCGACCGTGCCGCTTCGGTGGACTTTGACAGTACCGAAAACCTCTATATCGAGGGGGACAATTTGGAAGTGTTGAAACTTTTGCAAAAGTCCTATCTTGGCAAGGTAAAGATGATCTACATCGACCCGCCTTACAATACGGGAAATGACTTTGTTTATCCAGATGATTATACCGAATCTCTCAAAACCTATTTAGAATACACCGGACAAGTGGATGCCAAAGGGCGTAAGTTTTCGAATAACACGGAAACCACGGGTCGGTTCCATTCTCAATGGCTGAACATGATGTATCCGAGACTCTTCCTTGCCCGGAATTTACTCCGTGAAGATGGGGTGATTTTTATTTCTATTGATGATGGTGAAGTGGCCCACTTACGCAAAGTATGCGATGAAATTTTTGGGGAAGAAAACTTTAAATCTCAAATTAGCTGGCAAAAAAGATACACAAGGAGTAATAACACTATTGACTTCACTACAGTTATTGAAAATATTCTTGTTTATGCACGCTCTGAATCCTTTGAAGTAAATTTATTAGATCGAACGGATGAAGCGGATTCCCGTTATACAAATCCCGATAATGATGCTAGAGGACCATGGAAAGGTGCTTCATTTTTAAATCCTGCATCACCTACACAAAGACCAAATCTATGTTACACTATTACCAATCCAAACACTAAAAAAGAATCTAAGCCAACTACGAATGCTTGGCGAAGATCGGAGACAGAATATAAAAAACTTCTTTCAGAAAATAAATTATACTGGGGTGTAGATGGAAAATCAGCAATTCCATCTATTAAAATGTTTCTTTCTGAGGCTCGAAATATCACACCGATTAATTTTTGGGATCATGAATTTGCAGGAAATACAGATGATGGAACTAAAGAATTAAAAGACTTACTAGGTGAGAAATGTTTTGATAACCCTAAACCTTCATCGCTTATTCGCAGAGTTCTCGAGCATTCTACCTCCCCCGACGACATCGTCCTCGACTTCTTTTCCGGCTCTGCCACCACCGCCCACGCCGTACTGACGTTAAATGCGGAAGATGGAGGCAATCGTAAATTTATCTGTGTGCAACTCCCCGAGCCTACGCGCAAACAAAAGGCCGATGGGACTTGGGAAGAATCGGAAGCCTCTAGAGCCGGTTTCCAAACCATTTCTGAAATTGGTATGGAACGAATCCGCCGTGTGATAACAAAGCTGAAAGAAGAAGGAAGTGCAAACACCAAAGATAGTGGGAAAAAATCGGTAAAAGCAGACCAATCCAAAAAAGAAGATTCGCCTTCCTTGGGTTTTGAATCCGGGGTAGACCAACTAACAAAAAATAGGGAAGATAACGAACAGCCACGTAAACCCCAAGATCTGGGCTTTCGGGTTTTCAAACTGGCACCGTCTAACTTCCCGGTTTGGAATGGTAATATCGAAAAAACCAAAGAAGCTGTGGAAAAAGCGCTCTTCGAAGACCAACCAACACTTTTGTCCTCCAATGCATTAGCGAATACAGAAGAAGCCATTCTCTATGAAGTTTTGTTAAAATCGGGAATTTCAGAAGCCCTCGCAAACCCAAATATCAAAACGGAGACCATCGCCGGAAAGATCGTTTATATCGCAGAAGAAACCGCCTATTATGTACTAGGGAAAGAACATAACTTGGAAGTTTTTAATGAAATCATGAGACGAAGCCCTTCGCTTGTGATTGCTAGGGAAATTGGTTTTTCTGGAAACGATGTCCTTAAAGCCAACGTACATGCCGGATTCAAACAGATGAAAGATGTTAGCTTCCAGGTGGTTTAAAGTATGAAAATCCATTTCGAAAGTCTCGAATTCCAAGACACAGCCACAAGTGCCACTGTATCTTTATTTGAAGGGATGGAAAAAAATCCCAGTGGATTTTCTTTTTCTCTTTCTGGTGAAAAAGGTTCTCTTTTTCAAACCGAACTTGGGTTTGGAAACGCCATGCTTTTGGAAGAATCTGATTTGTATGAAAACTTGCGAAAGGTGCAAGACCAGTTTTCTCTTGAAGCCACTACAAAAGAAGAGTTTGAACGAAATGGACTTCGATTTACCATCGAGATGGAAACAGGAACTGGAAAGACATATGTGTATTTAAATACAATTTTATCTCTTCATAAACTTTATGGTTGGTCGAAGTTTATCATTATTGTTCCTTCCATCGCCATCAAAGAAGGAGTTCTAAAAACCTTAGAAATGACGGCAGACCATTTCCGAGCGAAGTATGGGATTCCTCTTGTCAAAGGAAGCACATATTCGCTTTACCAAGGTTCGGCGCCAAGTGCCCTCCGTAACTTTGCTACGACAAACCAATTGCAAATCCTTGTGATGAACATCCAAGCCTTCAATAAAGACACCAACATCATCCATAAGGAAATGGATGAGCTGAATGGTCAAAGACCTATTGATTTCATTCGTTCGTCAAAACCCATCCTTATTATTGATGAACCCCAATCTGTAGACAATACCGAAACCGCACAGAATGCCATTGCAGAATTAAATCCCCTTTTCCAATTGCGGTATTCGGCTACACCGCGCATTAGATACAACCCCATCTTTCGCTTGGGTCCAGTTGAGGCGTTTCAAAGAAAACTCGTCAAACGGATCCAAATTCGATCTTTAGAAGTTACGGGAACAGAAAACGCACCCTATATCAAACTGGAATCTGCAGAAGGTAAACCAGGTGCTGGGTTTACCGCAACAGTCACGGTAAACGTCCAATCTAAGGGAAAAATTTCTAAAAAGAAAATCAAACTCAAACAAAAAGATGACTTAAGTCTTAAAACAGAAAATTCGCATTATAATGGTTATATTGCTGATACGATTAGCATCGAACCTGGAAACGAATTTTTACGATTCACAAACGGCACCGTAATTCTTTTGGGCAAAGAAATTGGTTCCATAGCCCCCGTCATTCAAGACGAAAGAATCAAAGAAACAATCAAAGCACATTTGGAAAAAGAAATGCAGCTTTTGCGAATGGGAATTCAGGCCAAGGTTTTGACTCTCTTTTTTCTAGATCGAGTTTCCAATTACAGAGAATATAATCCTGATGGAACCACAAGTCTTGGTAAA carries:
- a CDS encoding Abi family protein, giving the protein MIYQKKALTIDEQADQLLSRGLVCDRIDLVSILKQVSYYRLSGYWFPFRNYPNEEFRQNTTLKEIWSRYCFDRKLRLLVLDGIEKIEIALRTDITYKLSHQTGAFGYAEPSTFPMLNEPEFLKLQEEIKKEYSRSKEKFVSHFQHKYGGEHDTLPLWMATELISFGTLFTMYRGIATSTSKSIAKKYNLPEPVLLSWIGSLNSVRNICAHHSRLWNREFGYKPMLPRNDFGWKQPVEIQPNKIFVILSIIQYMLNFISPTSQWKFRFLELLTLYPTIPIREMGFPERWKEVPFWNLTKTQSRNYRK
- a CDS encoding site-specific DNA-methyltransferase, which gives rise to MTDEPQKLPLTSHNLTEDKLRILKEHFPEVFTEGNLIDWDKLRLTLGETIETEDTKERFGLNWPGKRNCFKAIQSPTTATLLPDRAASVDFDSTENLYIEGDNLEVLKLLQKSYLGKVKMIYIDPPYNTGNDFVYPDDYTESLKTYLEYTGQVDAKGRKFSNNTETTGRFHSQWLNMMYPRLFLARNLLREDGVIFISIDDGEVAHLRKVCDEIFGEENFKSQISWQKRYTRSNNTIDFTTVIENILVYARSESFEVNLLDRTDEADSRYTNPDNDARGPWKGASFLNPASPTQRPNLCYTITNPNTKKESKPTTNAWRRSETEYKKLLSENKLYWGVDGKSAIPSIKMFLSEARNITPINFWDHEFAGNTDDGTKELKDLLGEKCFDNPKPSSLIRRVLEHSTSPDDIVLDFFSGSATTAHAVLTLNAEDGGNRKFICVQLPEPTRKQKADGTWEESEASRAGFQTISEIGMERIRRVITKLKEEGSANTKDSGKKSVKADQSKKEDSPSLGFESGVDQLTKNREDNEQPRKPQDLGFRVFKLAPSNFPVWNGNIEKTKEAVEKALFEDQPTLLSSNALANTEEAILYEVLLKSGISEALANPNIKTETIAGKIVYIAEETAYYVLGKEHNLEVFNEIMRRSPSLVIAREIGFSGNDVLKANVHAGFKQMKDVSFQVV
- a CDS encoding FAS1-like dehydratase domain-containing protein codes for the protein MAITKDIVGKKLDRFDFTVERGKIKEFCLAINEKNPIYFDVEEAKKAGYSDVPAPPTFPTVIMFWGYPKIWNDMAELGIDLSKILHLKEEYTYHKILYPGKVYAQSEISDVKSGRAEIVTFRTTIYDEKDDPILSAEMAIFIRKD
- a CDS encoding alpha/beta hydrolase; the protein is MSNWEQAYSREESTFQNKDGGKIYYQIYRPKSGVKRVLVVHHGIGEHGGRYNFLLEAMADHNYAIYLIDARGHGKSDGRRGVITHFSDFFADLKELIDIAKRNEGVSKVTLLGHSMGAAVTFLYTATDNYQNDLDAYICSALPIKVKTDLVMDIKKAAGGFLAKALPTLTIPTGLNVNLISRDKSVVEAYIKDPLVHGNVCTYLGDYLLNCYTLALESAAKITIPIYMFHGKEDQIALSEGTTDAFERVASKDKTIRLFDDLYHETMNELPKDRAIVLKELVAWIDKH
- a CDS encoding SNF2-related protein — translated: MNLVPHQKKILALELTRKRASGDPERLGKAMLGAQVDLNPHQLDAALFALESPLSRGVILADEVGLGKTIEAGLVLSQFLSEEKKRILIIAPANLRKQWSGELQEKFHLKSEIIEGKNFNSIQKSGIHNPFNNEKVVIVSYQFAKAKAFEISQISWDLVILDEAHRLRNVYKESNVIANTIKESLRGRFKLLLTATPLQNSLSELYGLVSIIDEQTFGDFDSFSQQFLRIQTEEQLQLLKNRIEGICKRTLRKQVLEYIKYTKRIPITKEFIPNADEDRLHEWISAYLQRENLAALPKSQRKLMTLILRKLLASSTYAIAGTLQALVDRLEKKLGVSDNSLDLEIEKLIADDFEEYEEIKEEWSDFQTQKSIPENYLLVESAEDLRAEIKELKEYLALANNIQANSKAEVLLTGLGQAFSEMERLGGAKKAVIFTESRRTQNYLFDFLSINGYANQILLFNGSNNDDTSKKIFQSWMEKHNGTDKISGSKTADIRAALVDEFKEKRQILIATEAAAEGINLQFCSIVVNYDLPWNPQRIEQRIGRCHRYGQNFDVVVVNFLNKKNLADVRVYELLSEKFQLFSGVFGASDEVLGNVETGVDFEKRIAEIFQSCRTKDEIQDAFDKLQSELQSDINERIKETREKLLTNFDEIVQEKLKIRMEESEILFDRQTKLLWILTKDAVHKHGKTNDLDLSFRLDSNPFPSLPIQLGHYRMGKSLFQENSFHSNHPLAKKILEAAVNEAIPEDGILKFTLSKDRIDQSYANIKNKQGDILATLWTLDSFEKEEVLLITILWDDGSTLDNEQAIRLFSRSCQWKPYAEKDLNSRTTKFEEIHSNKKNQILINRDLRNQDLFTKEYEKLDAWADDKRLSLQKELRSFDEEIKIRKKQAKDAGNLTDRLKLERERKEIEKRRDEAWKSFEMARRSIDEEKEKFLEEMEKKAKFVTTETVLFCGKIQIV
- a CDS encoding MaoC/PaaZ C-terminal domain-containing protein, whose product is MAKIQFDKVEVGQTLPPLDIPVIEHANLVRYAGASGDFNPIHNDPDFAKKAGLDGTISHGMYVMAQVGRLCTSWADQKDIAYFGVTFKAMTKLGEKLTIVGTIKKKFEKDGKKTVTVLVEAKNEAGEVKAGGDLVVNAV